ATCCCTAGCACACCCATCTATGCATCACCTGTCTCCGATACAAATACCTTGCACAGACAGACACAAAACAATGAATGTCTCCTCTCTATATTAACATCCATAGGCAATATGTGCTGTGAATGCCAATATTTGTTATACCAATAAAACGTAATTTTGGCAAGCCAGGTGGTATTCTATTAATGAAAAGCTCCGGTGTTCCCTGATGCTGGAGGGTTACACAATAATTTCTCCTATTCAATCAGTGAAACCATTTTCTAATAATAGGTAATGGTGTGTTTGTTTACTTGTTAGGTGTTGCTTTAGTGGTTGCTAGGAGAACACAAGACGTTTTGGCATCTAGTTCTTAAACCAGACCATTAAGAAAGAATAAACCTTTAGCTCACCGAGGCTTGGTTTTTTGCCAAagcaaataaataacattttactatatcttttttatgtatctgtttatgaatatttaatgGTATATTAAAAATAGAGTCTCTATTACCCTACTTTATGTAGAGACTAAGAGTAGCCATGGAAATGAATGTATGGTCATATATGCATGACCTCAACTTCTTATGTCGTCTTTTTCTCTAGTGtgaattttaaaaaggttgcaaaaatgGCAACCATGGCACAACTCTggcaccaacaaaaaaaaagacccaacctgatttttttttatttcctaggaACACTAATAGCCAATAAATCATTGCCTGATCTGATCAAATAGAACGGATTGGGAAACTGTTATGAAATACCTATACTCCTAAATTTTGACTTGAAAAGACAATTTAGTGTCTCTGCAAAGGCCCTTCCATTCATTTATACTAAATTCACCAGCGTTCCCCCACTGCTCCTTGGTTCTGGTAAGCAGTCCTCTTTACATGGAATGGAGTCCAGGCCGAGCAGACAATTGTTGTGCCTGAGCCCAAGTCTTTAAACTTAAGTAAGTCAATCCAAGGtggctaaataaaaacaaatgcctgGACTACTTGAAAAAGAACCATTTCAGACTCTAATTAGTATCACTCATGTTATCCAGGGGCTAGcgttaataatataaaaataaaaatgatggaatGTAGGTTAGTGGGTTCTTTAAAtcctatgtataaaatatataaatgcatataccAAGCTGAAAACAGTAAAGGCCCATCATTTTACTTTCTCTCACTGCTTACtactactttttatattttgtttccagttgtaaataattttttttttatacttttatatatagtatgtatttttatcatttgaaaacattgttaaaaatacagaatataatattaatgaaattcaataaactttttttgcagataCTCAATGCCACAATTGACAATGCCAGAGTTTTGCTGCAGATTGACAATGCTAAATTGGCTGCAGAAGATTTCAGACTCAAGTAAGCAAACTcttatacataatattataccTAACATCATTGGGACCTGCAGGCATATAAACTCTCTAAAAAATCCTGTCtgctatgaaaatgtttttacaacaGCATGCTCTTTACAAAATTGTAACAATGTACTGGTATTCTAATACAAGACAGTTGTGTTTCAGAGAGTCAGTCTAAGATACAGTGAAGCTTATTTATTAGTGgtattgctaaaaaaatgtttctttcccaAGATTTTTAACTAAGGTTTTTGTATAACTtgcaaaaattacaaaacttttgAATTATGCTGTCTGCCTGGACGTTTgcaataacattaatattttactgtTAGGAAAGTATATTAGCGCCCCTTTTACACAATACTTTCTGATAGCCCCCACAAGTTCTATTATTGAGTCTGCGATGATTTctacaatataacatttattaatttatctttatattacatttattatatattctatattctagtATGTCTATGGCAAAGTTAAAAACTTATATCTACCTGGGTTTTGACTACTTTAGTCACGGGCATCATGGAAGGGGGTGAGGCAGTGTCCGACCTCCTGGAATTCTGAGGGGGATACAGCAAGCAGATCTGTCCTCATAGGGACTTCTTGGGAACAGCTTGTCTGGGGACGGGCAAGCCTTAGCCTTaccacattctttttttatacccACCAGTTTGCTAGCCCTATACCTTACTAGTTGCCTATTATTCTGATGGAGAGGCACAAACCAATAGTAGACATAGGCATAGAGTAGGGTCACAGATAAGGACTGTTCTACTTAATAAATCAGTACAACTTGGTCAAATCCTATTTGAGccctgtttaaaatgtaatggttGAAACTGATGGCAAAGGTACATAAATGTGGATCATGGTATATGTCAGGGTTGGCTCTCTAGTTTACTATCCATTAGTgggtacatatatataaatatgggtaACGATGGGGTATATGTAGGTGTAACTACAGTTAAAATACGTCTCCATTTACATTTGGAAGGCCAAATATATAAGCAGCAactttttataaattcatttttattacattttatatttaaattattcttagTGTTTCTTATCACCAACAATTTCATCTGGAAACCTATCTAGCAGTGCAGAATATGTCATAAGCCCCACCAGAACCAACCCTAAGGCGCATACATACTAATCTTCACTTATAAAAAAGAACACCTGCAAAGTACTCAAAGCATTCAGCTAATGGTGTGTTTTGTTTGCTTGGAACACAATAGGGGATAATAAAGGTGGTGGTTACCTCTCACAAATCTAGCTACAGAATCCTAGAGAATGTAGTATAGTCTATTAAAGATATATACTGGTTTATTCAAACATGACACTTGCACAGAACAGCTTAATACAAAGTTGAAATTTGTAtatctatcttcaaaaaggaagcaaagtcattaccaggtaactacagacctgttagtttaacgttcatagttggaaaggtcttagggagtttgataaagaaccacatagaggagtttctgctataaaataatattataaatgatagtcagcatgtcTTCAAGGAAGACAGAAGCTGTCTAACAAATTTACTTTCCTTTTATATGGAAGTAAGTAAAGACAGACTATGGTGTACTTGGACTTTTctgaagcatttgacactgtaccacACAGAggtttaatatgcaagttagggtcgatcccatccagagagttgtaattaatgattcatactctgaatggtctaaggttagtAGTGGTGttccccagggttcagtgttgggacctttactgtttaatatctttataaatgatatagagtttgggaataaaggtaccatttctgtgtttgcagatgacaccaaactatgtaatgaaatgaaGTCCTTACAAGATGTCTatctaatctacaagcagacctggatgtactgtttgagcagcaaagtggcaaattacatttattatagataaatgtaaaattatgcacttgggagctaacaacatgcatgcttcatactgtctaggggcaatacatttgggggagtcagaaatggaaaaggatctgggggttctggtagattatagactttATACCAGCATggaataccaagctgcaatatttaaagctagtagagtactttcttgtaataaaagaggaatagacttcagagatggagacataatcctgccctgtacaaagcattggtcagaccacatctggaatatgtagtccTATTTTGGGCCctggttcacaaaaaggacattgctgaattggaaagagtgcagagaagggcaactaaataataaaaggaatggaggagctcagctatgaggagagattagctgaactgaatctattctcccttgagaagagacgtttaaggggggatatgatcaccgtgtatacataaataaacggtccatatagaaaactctcttccccattattcactttgagatcaatacaaagaacaagagggcactctagTGCTTGTAAGCTTTTAACCTTACACAGGTTTGGTAAATGTGTGTCATTGTTGAATGAGTCATGATTCCACTACTAGTTTCCTACAGATCCATCTACAGGTCTTACATTAAATTTCATCATATcttcatctataaaaaaaatacctatatatgtattttaatttagtttggACTCTTGTATTATAAAATGAGCTATGGGGGTTCAAGGGGGCCCCCTTATTAAGGGATAAGCAAGTAGTATCCAGAGTGATCTTCCCTATTAAAAATTGGCTCTTTATGATCACTTTAAAGTTTGCTCTTGAAGTTTATAAATTACCTTTGCTTATTTCTTCTACCCCTCTATTTGCCACTGGGAGGAGGAGCTTCTGAAAATCTAATTGGCAAGCACCAGCTCTATCACCTAAAAATAAAGGGCATTCATATGCCCTTCATACTCAGCACTACTAGAGATTTCTGTTGAAAACCCAGCATTTTAGATTAAATTTTAGTCACCATGACAAAATGTGACTCCCTTGAACGGGAatacaggtatatatattttaggtcttTTCACCTGACTATATTGACTATTGATGTATGTATTATAGGTTTGAATCAGAGCAGGTGCTGAGATTTGGAGTCGAAAAAGACATTGCAGGTCTACGGAGAGTAATTGATGAGCTCACCCTGACTCGAGGTGACCTTGAGCATCAGATCGAGGGTTTGCAAGAGGAACTGGCCTACCTGAAGAATAACCACGATGAGGTCAGcatcattttcacatttctttacaattttagTAGGTTATGcccatttttttcccttaaagaaaatagattttagaAAGCAATGGAGTAAtgtaatatcataaaaataatatgtaccGTATACATACatctaaagcaaataaaaacgaccaaaaaataaagctaataaatattatgcatattTGTTAAGAGTAGTAGTAATAGTACTTAAAACTTGtctgtaaatagtaaaaatggttgtttttaatggtttttaattATTCCCCactttttaaaaacctaaaacttAGTGTCAGGGATACAACATAAATTTTTGCCCCTAAACTATAAAAGTATGAAAATGGATCAGAACTACCTTACAGACACAGTCAAGATTGAAAATTTCCCaaatcattcatttcatttatcttttgttttattcaggAGACTCAAGCTCTCCGCAAGCAAGTTGGAGGAAGAGTTAATGTGGAAGTGGATGCAGCACCTGCTGTGGATCTGTCCAAGATCTTAAATGACATGAGACTCCAGTGCGAGACAGTGTGTGATAAAATACGTCAGGATGCAAGAGAACAGTTTGAAACCAAGGTATGTATCCACATTGGTTTAATTCAACCATCCAAATgatatcttaatttttttaagaaccaCATTAGGTCAGAATTTAATGATACAAATATGTTACACACaatatagggttttatctgggatatgttttttttcctagtggttgaacttgatggacttttttcaacctaattgacTATATGACTTGTATATATGActtgtatatatgatatatatgactatatatatataaagaaagtaaACTAATGCAGAAACAAATATTATAGACTGGTAAAGGGTGATATATTGTATTCTTTTGAATACCTATTTTACACTTTGAATACCTAAAGATATATGGCAGGTCTTTACATCCAgattaaatacattacatacagcaTTGTACATAAGGCACGATCTTATGCACAGCTCACAGCAGGACACAGAAAGACAAATTCATGTTTATCAGTTTTATACAAGACGCATTACTACGGAATATTATCAtaccttttttttgctgctttctagGTAGAAGTGGTAAGCAAGGAAATAGTATCCAGTACAGCTGAACTGGAGCAATACAAGACGACCATCACAGAGCTGCATCGCAGTATACAAGGCCTGGGAATAGAATTGCAATCGGAACAGAGCAAGGTAGACTCATATTACTacaaattatgaaataaatattttaacatataggAAAATAATGCAATTACTCTTTCCATGCGActatacaacatttttgtattaaagaaaaaagaccAATTGCTAATATAAAGACTAAACACTAAatcactaataataattttaaaaagtaatgaaagAAACTTCATAATTCCATGTTAGTTtcttaatgttttaaaactgatttgaatttaaaaaaaaatctaacaatccCACTTGTTTGTTCTTGGGCATGGTCTAAACATTGCAGTGTATATATGTTGCCAAAAGGCCATTGAATTTGACTCTAAATGGGGTTTCAAATTTGCCTAATACCCACCATCCCTTACCCTGACCATAGAAAGTACATGGCCCAAACTGTGGTAGGGTATAGATACaacacaaaatttaattttgtagcTTCTGGTCCCCAACAACTTTGCCCCAGGCAATGATCTCAAAAAACTTTGTAAGGTGACCAGCACATTCCTTCATTTTAAAGGTTTGTCCTGTCACTATTCCATGTAGTTCTGGTTACTGCTTACACAAGGCTGAGGACCATGAGCCACCAGTGCTGTCACATACacctccatacctggaagtacagtTTTTTTCAATCCTATTGTCAATATAAGTATTCTTCATAAAATACTAACCATTCCAGACACATTGTTCTGATGAAGTCGGCTATTCCCAAGGGTAGTCAACTCTGTAGTTCACAGTCAACCTCTTCCCCACCTGGACATGTGGCTACCAACACCAGCTTCTGACTGGTTTGCGCTGTCAGCCCGATGTCAGTGGCATGTCCCACAGCCAACATTGCTTTATCATTAAATGCAGACATAGTGTGGTAAGAACCTTCTTGAGTTTATAAGACTCAGGGCCCTATTTATTGAAGGTCTCTAAGGCTGTActagatacacttttatcagtgaacctgggtagtTTAAGCAAACCGGGAATTCTTAGTCAATTGCTTTTTATTAGCATAtttaaatcctggaacagatccaatccaggtgtgctggatcacccaactttacaaatgaaagtgtagcattggaaagctttaataactcaATAAGTTATATAGGAACCATCCACTGGTTCTATGTGAGTGGGTAGAAATTTACCAGTTTGCACCTTATTGGGCTAGAAAGCACCAAGTGTTGAATCAGTTTACCAGCCTGGGCCATAAAAATTGAAGTCCTTTGGCATTGTTAGGAGAAGACATATAACTCAAATTCCATTCATATTTTAGCAAATgtactttacttttttctatCTATTCTTCTTACAGAGAGATGCTTTAAGTGCCACCTTGGATAATGTAAATGCTCAGTATGCCTCTCGCCTGGCTCAGATACAAGGAACCATTAGCAATATTGAAGCTCAACTGGTACAGATACGAAATGACATGGGCCGTCAAGCTCAAGAGTATGAACTTCTTCTCAACATCAAGATCCGGCTAGAAATGGAAATCGCCACATACCGTCGTTTGCTGGAGGGAGAGGATACAAGGTGAGATGGCTGGTTTTAGGATAGAAAAGATATAAAACAGCATTGTATACATTGTggttattcatatatattttatatatatatatatatatatatatatatatatatatatatatatatatatagtataggtgTACAGCTCAGTCcacaaagaaaatttaaaaacatcTCCAATAGGAACAagcaaacaattaaaatgtatttctgaagaAGGCCAGGACCTTAGTCATTCTTTCCTAGAATCTGTTTCAGATTTTCCTATTCTAGTGGAATTGTTGTCACTGTAAATATATGTGGAATAGAAGGGTCCCCAATGATTCCACtaataaactatttttctttctgcttaataatataaagttttatatgttttcataCCTCCCTTAAAAGAATGGGGATGATCTGTCCAGCAAAC
This Pyxicephalus adspersus chromosome 6, UCB_Pads_2.0, whole genome shotgun sequence DNA region includes the following protein-coding sequences:
- the LOC140333243 gene encoding keratin, type I cytoskeletal 19-like isoform X1, which codes for MSASQFSYKRIHSINRPHHTIQNIWPSNMEVSTGYTGSVDSGAGGYGTKISKGSGFGTGGLSSFQITTNSDVLLSGNGKETMQNLNDRLAVYLDKVRSLENANSEIEIRINEWYVKNSGVEERNYNNYYQIIEDLKNKILNATIDNARVLLQIDNAKLAAEDFRLKFESEQVLRFGVEKDIAGLRRVIDELTLTRGDLEHQIEGLQEELAYLKNNHDEETQALRKQVGGRVNVEVDAAPAVDLSKILNDMRLQCETVCDKIRQDAREQFETKVEVVSKEIVSSTAELEQYKTTITELHRSIQGLGIELQSEQSKRDALSATLDNVNAQYASRLAQIQGTISNIEAQLVQIRNDMGRQAQEYELLLNIKIRLEMEIATYRRLLEGEDTSLSIDEDEQQKEINRTRKIKTIVEEVIDGKVVATEVKEVEERLPSIMQSK
- the LOC140333243 gene encoding keratin, type I cytoskeletal 42-like isoform X2 translates to MSFSQFSYKRMGSIDRSPILSGGGYNKVVATRYAGSVYGGAGGYGTKISTGSGFGTGGPSSFQITTNSDVLLSGNEKETMQNLNDRLAVYLDKVRSLENANSEIELRIKEWYVKNSGVEERNYNNYYQIIEDLKNKILNATIDNARVLLQIDNAKLAAEDFRLKFESEQVLRFGVEKDIAGLRRVIDELTLTRGDLEHQIEGLQEELAYLKNNHDEETQALRKQVGGRVNVEVDAAPAVDLSKILNDMRLQCETVCDKIRQDAREQFETKVEVVSKEIVSSTAELEQYKTTITELHRSIQGLGIELQSEQSKRDALSATLDNVNAQYASRLAQIQGTISNIEAQLVQIRNDMGRQAQEYELLLNIKIRLEMEIATYRRLLEGEDTSLSIDEDEQQKEINRTRKIKTIVEEVIDGKVVATEVKEVEERLPSIMQSK